In Bacillus cytotoxicus NVH 391-98, the following are encoded in one genomic region:
- a CDS encoding superoxide dismutase, with the protein MSQQGVFTDYFHEVESWCESVLDVLDSRAMEVYDVHMLAYKIQSLLERMKENEYETDAEFLYEISEDVEHIQHHLQEVFMQEEEQCELYERTYLDRSVPIGGHTLPPLPYPYHDLEPYISREVMMLHHDKHHRSYVEGLNKAEKMMEEARRTNKFDLIKHWEREAAFHGSGHYLHTIFWNNMKKDGGGSPRGELSEEIEKNFGSFLRFQKHFTEAASKVEGAGWAILVWVPRSGRLEILQSTLHQLFTQWDTVPLLVLDVWEHAYYLQYKNKKEEYIKNWWNVVNWPDVQKRFEQAKQLEWIPY; encoded by the coding sequence ATGAGCCAACAAGGTGTATTTACCGATTACTTTCATGAAGTAGAGAGCTGGTGTGAAAGTGTTCTAGATGTATTAGATAGCCGTGCAATGGAAGTATACGATGTCCATATGCTTGCTTATAAAATTCAAAGCTTGTTAGAACGTATGAAAGAAAATGAATACGAGACAGACGCAGAATTTCTATATGAAATTAGCGAGGATGTAGAACATATACAACATCATTTACAAGAAGTATTTATGCAAGAAGAGGAACAATGTGAATTATATGAACGAACGTATTTAGATAGATCGGTTCCAATTGGAGGACATACATTGCCTCCATTACCGTATCCATATCATGATTTGGAACCTTATATTTCCAGAGAGGTTATGATGTTGCATCATGATAAGCATCATCGTAGTTATGTAGAAGGGTTAAATAAAGCGGAGAAAATGATGGAGGAAGCACGGAGGACAAATAAATTTGATTTAATTAAACATTGGGAAAGAGAAGCTGCCTTTCATGGTTCAGGGCATTATTTACACACGATATTTTGGAATAATATGAAAAAAGATGGCGGCGGGAGTCCAAGGGGGGAATTATCAGAAGAAATCGAAAAAAATTTCGGGAGCTTTTTACGTTTTCAAAAGCATTTTACAGAAGCTGCATCAAAAGTAGAAGGGGCTGGTTGGGCGATTCTTGTTTGGGTCCCGCGTTCAGGAAGGTTAGAGATTCTACAGAGTACATTGCATCAATTATTTACCCAGTGGGATACAGTACCATTACTGGTGCTTGATGTATGGGAACATGCTTATTATTTACAATACAAAAATAAAAAAGAAGAATATATTAAAAATTGGTGGAATGTTGTAAATTGGCCAGATGTACAAAAGAGATTTGAGCAAGCGAAACAATTGGAATGGATTCCGTATTAG
- a CDS encoding D-alanyl-D-alanine carboxypeptidase family protein, with translation MKRAWVIVALLIMCMHTMPNSTYAQMNNVSAHNAVLMEEHSGRVLYGKREHEPQKIASITKIMTALLAAESGKMKEMVSISNKAVRVEGSAIYLKPGQKVKLEDLVYGLMLRSGNDAAQAIAEKVGGSIEGFVYLMNEKAKEIGMKDTHFSNPHGLDGDGTHYSSAYDMALLTKYAMGNETFRKIFGTKTYQSESWDYPWKNKHKLVTSYYEFATGGKTGFTKKAGRTLVTTASKNGLDFIVVTLKASSDWDDHMYLFDQGFKRYKLTKVLAQGAFPELKEKKYAHHVYTKNGFAVPLASDEKNKVLLRVELDKRANLKDGNKVGKIVIYVGNEKVGERNLFYSKRKLVATTGAYWNNVREIFSHMIGVNGDG, from the coding sequence ATGAAACGAGCTTGGGTGATAGTTGCACTTCTTATTATGTGTATGCATACGATGCCTAATTCTACATATGCACAAATGAACAATGTGAGTGCCCATAATGCTGTATTAATGGAAGAACATTCAGGGCGTGTTTTATATGGGAAACGTGAACATGAACCACAAAAAATTGCTAGTATTACAAAAATCATGACAGCGTTACTAGCTGCTGAATCGGGAAAAATGAAGGAAATGGTCTCTATTAGTAACAAGGCAGTTCGTGTAGAAGGCTCAGCGATTTATTTAAAACCTGGACAAAAAGTGAAATTAGAGGACTTAGTTTATGGTTTAATGCTTCGATCTGGTAATGATGCAGCGCAAGCGATTGCTGAAAAAGTTGGTGGAAGTATAGAGGGATTTGTGTATTTAATGAATGAAAAAGCAAAAGAAATTGGAATGAAAGATACTCACTTTTCGAACCCACATGGTTTAGATGGTGATGGCACGCATTATTCTTCTGCTTATGACATGGCACTTTTAACAAAGTATGCAATGGGAAATGAAACATTTCGAAAGATTTTTGGGACAAAAACATACCAATCGGAATCGTGGGATTACCCATGGAAAAATAAACATAAGCTTGTTACGTCATATTATGAATTTGCAACTGGAGGGAAAACAGGATTTACAAAAAAAGCAGGGCGTACCCTTGTAACGACAGCATCAAAAAATGGTTTGGATTTCATTGTAGTAACGCTAAAAGCCTCGAGTGATTGGGATGATCATATGTATTTATTTGATCAAGGATTTAAACGATATAAGTTAACAAAAGTGTTAGCACAAGGGGCATTTCCGGAATTGAAAGAAAAGAAGTATGCTCATCATGTTTATACAAAGAATGGTTTTGCAGTGCCGTTAGCAAGTGATGAAAAAAATAAAGTTTTATTAAGAGTCGAATTGGATAAACGTGCAAATTTAAAAGATGGAAACAAAGTAGGGAAAATAGTTATTTATGTAGGAAATGAAAAAGTAGGGGAACGAAATTTATTTTATAGTAAGAGGAAATTAGTAGCTACAACAGGGGCGTACTGGAATAATGTGAGAGAAATTTTTTCTCATATGATAGGTGTGAACGGCGATGGTTAA
- the spmB gene encoding spore maturation protein SpmB, giving the protein MSIVNTISLWIIPCVIGFILLYGTIKKVPTYESFVEGGKEGIQIAISILPFMVGMLVSISIFRASGALDAMISVMKPALDIIHVPAEIVPLALIRPISGSAGLSITTDLIATYGPDSFIGRLASTMQGSTDTTFYILTVYFGAVGIRKMGDALKVGLFADLIGIICSIVFVSLLFH; this is encoded by the coding sequence GTGAGTATTGTTAACACTATATCACTATGGATTATTCCATGTGTGATCGGATTTATATTATTATATGGGACAATCAAAAAGGTTCCGACCTATGAATCATTTGTAGAAGGTGGAAAAGAAGGAATTCAAATTGCGATTTCTATTTTACCATTTATGGTAGGGATGCTTGTATCTATTTCCATTTTTAGAGCATCAGGCGCGCTAGATGCGATGATATCGGTTATGAAGCCCGCATTAGATATAATTCATGTACCTGCAGAGATTGTTCCGCTTGCGCTTATACGCCCGATTTCTGGATCGGCAGGTTTGAGCATTACGACCGATTTAATTGCTACATATGGACCGGATTCTTTTATTGGTAGATTAGCGTCTACGATGCAAGGAAGTACAGATACGACATTTTATATTTTAACAGTGTACTTTGGTGCTGTCGGAATTCGGAAAATGGGGGATGCACTAAAGGTTGGTTTGTTTGCTGATTTAATTGGGATTATTTGTTCGATTGTATTTGTTTCATTATTATTTCATTAA
- the spmA gene encoding spore maturation protein SpmA yields the protein MVNLVWVAMAVIGIVYAMVNGTMEEVNKAVFAGAKDAVTICIGLISVLVFWLGLMKIAEEAGLLKKLVSLFMPIAKRLFPEIPKNHPSMGFILSNMMANFFGLGNAATPLGIKAMEQLKELNGGKDSASRSMVTFLALNTSAITLIPTTVISIRMTYESANPTEIVGVTFIAQVISMIGAIWIDRYFYRRRSRKGRKK from the coding sequence ATGGTTAATCTTGTATGGGTGGCAATGGCAGTTATTGGAATTGTATATGCGATGGTAAATGGAACGATGGAAGAAGTAAATAAAGCTGTTTTTGCAGGGGCAAAAGATGCTGTAACAATTTGTATAGGGTTAATAAGTGTTTTAGTATTTTGGTTAGGTTTAATGAAGATTGCAGAAGAAGCAGGTTTGTTAAAAAAGTTAGTTTCGTTATTTATGCCAATTGCAAAAAGACTATTCCCGGAAATACCAAAAAATCATCCGTCAATGGGGTTCATCTTATCCAATATGATGGCAAACTTTTTTGGATTAGGAAATGCAGCGACACCGCTTGGGATTAAAGCAATGGAGCAGTTAAAAGAATTGAACGGCGGGAAAGATTCTGCGAGCCGCTCTATGGTAACATTTTTAGCGCTAAATACTTCTGCCATTACACTAATTCCAACGACTGTCATTTCAATTCGAATGACATATGAATCGGCGAACCCAACTGAAATTGTAGGGGTAACATTTATAGCACAAGTCATTTCTATGATTGGAGCAATTTGGATTGACCGCTATTTTTACCGAAGAAGAAGTAGGAAGGGGCGGAAAAAGTGA
- the resB gene encoding cytochrome c biogenesis protein ResB — MLEQVKCECGHVNPIGTIFCESCGKPFENNESAKLLDMRYEGSARRSITQTKTIVDKIWSFFSSVKVGVWLIVITLLASAIGTIFPQEMYIPSGVTPSEYYEQEYGFLGKLYYQLGFNHLYSSWWYIILIASIGVSLVICSLDRVIPLYKALKKQGVKRHPSFLKRQRLYGTASPKEGELDTIQANLKKRNYNVRVDGENILAEKGRFSRWGPYVNHVGLIIFLFGAMLRVLPSMYVDESVWIRDGETKEIPGTNGEYYLKNEKFIKEVYDKENEEDKKFDTAIDRIGDKMIAKNYQTNAILYKAVGKKVAGQKPKLEKVKEAKIRVNEPLKFNHFALYQYSYKESEFRSMSFHLQNKETKQKWGPIKVDLNHPKESYDLGNGYSLTLLSYFPDFYFDESGKPNTKTKLPNNPAFVFKMFTPETPQGEISFVGIQQNIEPEGNNKYKLAFAGVEMQNATALVVRKDLTLWILGVGGFIFMVGVIQGMYWNHRRIWIQRVKDEWWIAGHTNKNWFGLRKDIERVLEGTSIPQPYDKVNDKKIS, encoded by the coding sequence GTGTTGGAACAGGTGAAATGTGAATGCGGACATGTGAATCCGATAGGAACTATTTTTTGTGAATCTTGTGGTAAGCCTTTTGAAAACAATGAAAGTGCCAAGCTATTAGATATGCGTTACGAGGGAAGTGCAAGGCGCTCTATTACACAAACGAAAACGATTGTTGATAAGATTTGGAGTTTCTTTTCTTCTGTCAAAGTCGGAGTATGGCTCATTGTGATTACGCTATTAGCGTCTGCTATAGGGACAATATTCCCGCAAGAAATGTATATTCCTTCAGGTGTAACACCGAGTGAATATTATGAACAAGAGTATGGTTTTTTAGGAAAATTATATTATCAATTAGGTTTTAATCACTTATATAGTTCATGGTGGTACATAATTTTAATTGCGTCAATTGGAGTTTCGCTTGTGATATGTAGTTTAGACCGAGTGATTCCACTTTATAAAGCTTTAAAGAAACAAGGGGTCAAAAGACATCCGAGTTTTTTAAAAAGACAGCGATTATATGGAACGGCTTCACCGAAAGAAGGAGAATTGGACACGATTCAAGCGAATTTAAAAAAAAGAAATTATAATGTAAGAGTCGACGGTGAAAACATTTTAGCGGAAAAAGGACGTTTTTCCCGTTGGGGACCATATGTGAATCATGTTGGTCTTATCATTTTTTTATTCGGAGCAATGCTTCGTGTCCTTCCTAGTATGTATGTAGATGAATCCGTTTGGATAAGGGATGGAGAAACGAAGGAAATCCCGGGAACAAACGGGGAGTATTACTTAAAAAATGAGAAATTTATAAAAGAAGTTTATGATAAAGAAAATGAGGAAGATAAGAAATTTGATACCGCTATTGATCGAATCGGAGATAAAATGATTGCGAAAAACTATCAAACGAATGCTATTTTATATAAAGCGGTTGGGAAAAAAGTGGCAGGACAAAAACCAAAATTAGAAAAAGTAAAAGAAGCGAAAATCCGCGTAAATGAACCGCTTAAATTTAATCATTTCGCCCTTTATCAATATTCTTATAAAGAAAGTGAATTTCGGAGTATGTCCTTCCATTTACAGAATAAAGAAACAAAGCAAAAATGGGGACCGATTAAGGTTGATTTAAACCATCCTAAGGAATCATATGACTTAGGAAATGGATATTCTCTTACACTACTAAGCTATTTCCCAGATTTTTATTTTGATGAGAGCGGTAAACCGAATACAAAAACGAAGCTTCCCAATAATCCGGCGTTTGTGTTTAAAATGTTTACACCTGAAACACCCCAAGGAGAAATTAGTTTCGTTGGAATTCAACAAAATATAGAGCCAGAAGGAAATAATAAATATAAACTGGCATTTGCAGGAGTAGAAATGCAAAACGCAACAGCACTCGTTGTTCGAAAAGATTTAACGTTATGGATTCTTGGAGTTGGAGGATTTATATTTATGGTTGGTGTTATTCAAGGGATGTATTGGAATCATCGCCGTATTTGGATACAACGCGTAAAAGATGAATGGTGGATTGCTGGTCATACGAATAAAAACTGGTTTGGTTTACGTAAAGATATTGAAAGAGTACTAGAAGGGACATCTATTCCGCAACCATACGATAAAGTGAATGATAAAAAAATTAGCTAA
- the ccsB gene encoding c-type cytochrome biogenesis protein CcsB — MVQISSNFLFIAFILYLIATLFFGGAIKEKGRKWANIGIAITILGFASQTVYFVTRWIASGHAPVSNFFEFGTFFGMMLVGAFIIMYFMYRISIVGLFALPVALLLIAYASMFPREISPLIPSLKSNWLHIHVTTAAAGQAILAISFITGVMYLLKNVDQSRSTKRTFWLETVVFTLVCAVGFIAVTTTYSAMKYEAKFQWVDKNKQKAEMEYHLPALVGPNEGKLITDGKFEPVIDMPALINAKKLNTVIWSFLIGTGLYVIARLVLRKRISAALQPILKNANSDLLDEIGYRSIAIGFPVFTLGALIFAMIWAQIAWTRFWGWDPKEVWALITWLFYAAVLHLRLSKGWHGEKSAWLAVIGFAIIMFNFIAVNLIIAGLHSYA; from the coding sequence ATGGTGCAAATAAGCAGTAATTTCTTATTTATCGCTTTTATTTTATATTTAATCGCAACGCTTTTTTTTGGAGGAGCAATAAAAGAAAAAGGCCGAAAGTGGGCAAATATAGGGATAGCGATAACAATTTTAGGATTTGCCTCACAAACAGTATATTTTGTAACAAGGTGGATTGCTTCTGGACATGCGCCAGTGAGTAACTTCTTTGAATTCGGTACATTTTTTGGCATGATGCTTGTTGGTGCATTTATTATTATGTACTTTATGTATCGCATAAGTATAGTTGGCTTATTTGCCTTACCGGTAGCGTTATTATTAATTGCCTATGCCAGTATGTTTCCGAGGGAAATTTCACCGCTTATCCCATCTTTGAAAAGTAATTGGTTACATATTCATGTGACAACAGCGGCAGCTGGACAAGCTATTTTAGCGATTAGCTTTATTACAGGAGTTATGTATTTACTGAAAAATGTCGATCAATCTAGGAGCACAAAGCGAACATTTTGGCTAGAAACCGTTGTATTTACACTTGTTTGTGCTGTTGGATTTATAGCGGTAACAACAACTTATTCTGCAATGAAATATGAAGCGAAGTTTCAGTGGGTGGATAAGAACAAACAAAAGGCTGAAATGGAGTATCATTTACCTGCTTTAGTTGGGCCGAATGAAGGAAAATTAATAACAGATGGAAAGTTTGAGCCGGTCATAGATATGCCAGCGCTAATAAATGCAAAAAAATTAAATACGGTAATTTGGTCATTTCTTATTGGAACAGGATTGTATGTCATAGCAAGGCTTGTATTACGAAAAAGAATATCAGCAGCCCTTCAACCGATTTTAAAAAATGCTAACAGTGATTTGCTTGATGAAATTGGGTACCGTTCGATTGCGATAGGTTTTCCGGTTTTTACTCTAGGTGCGCTAATTTTTGCAATGATTTGGGCGCAAATTGCGTGGACGCGTTTTTGGGGATGGGATCCAAAAGAGGTTTGGGCACTTATTACATGGCTTTTTTATGCAGCAGTTTTACATTTACGCTTATCGAAAGGATGGCATGGTGAGAAGTCTGCATGGCTCGCAGTAATCGGTTTTGCGATTATTATGTTTAATTTTATTGCCGTAAATTTAATTATTGCCGGGCTGCATTCTTACGCATAA
- a CDS encoding YpuI family protein: protein MSNSMVENQTEQVSAFLEEVIALMTNYVNYHSLPSLLKEAPTGDKNYYEGLLAAVRRLLVFCEEGLDACLILLNSQPFRKTAAEKTLYKIYHQVIAEFFSPKNDQWYENSRSAYTGKNSIVFQRTPPSSMVKVMKELEGKFQTMREELEYYETDYQTKMLHKY from the coding sequence ATGTCTAATTCAATGGTTGAGAATCAAACAGAACAGGTTTCAGCATTTTTAGAGGAAGTAATTGCTCTGATGACAAACTATGTGAACTATCATTCGCTACCTTCTTTATTAAAAGAGGCACCAACAGGTGATAAAAATTACTATGAAGGATTACTAGCAGCTGTAAGAAGATTACTTGTTTTTTGTGAAGAAGGATTAGATGCATGTCTCATTTTGCTAAATAGTCAACCATTTCGAAAAACAGCCGCTGAAAAAACATTGTACAAAATTTATCATCAAGTTATTGCTGAATTTTTTTCACCAAAAAATGATCAGTGGTATGAAAATAGTCGATCAGCATACACTGGAAAAAATTCGATTGTATTTCAACGAACACCACCTTCTTCTATGGTAAAGGTGATGAAAGAATTAGAAGGGAAATTCCAGACAATGCGTGAGGAATTAGAATATTATGAAACAGATTATCAGACTAAAATGCTGCACAAATATTAA
- the mprF gene encoding bifunctional lysylphosphatidylglycerol flippase/synthetase MprF — protein MSFSWKRLLQIGKFIFPFVVLTIVFFQARKELAGISFRDAIETIKNIPTGGVFLAITLGALAVSTMFFYDFVMLRHLKTDIPVKKIFRVSWTANTLNGFLGFGGLVGAGVRTILYRPYINENGKLIKSIAWMTTAFINGLALLSFLGLIGILDTQFILHENPWLWPVLIFFALFVPLYIGFSKLKNRKKQNVDGQEEEKNPTVLYSLVSLVEWLSAGIVMYVILMLFGIHIDFRKFLGVYVIAALAGVISLVPGGLGSFDLVFLSGLGQYGIDTGVLLPAMLLYRLVYYILPFCLGLIFAAFEMTGAALKKMEDKPFIAPALETTGVLWTLQRDFIGKLGSWASAALTAFAGLMVILSTILPTSIDRAHALHILAPKHLIQFSFSLSLTFGILLFILSRGIYYGTKRSYYMTIVSLIGAAIFNTLKGIDIEETFILLIVLAVLYMLRKRFVRERMEVSFSDIIKLFIFLFIILYLYKNLGVVFAEAKDAFKPDFVVRNITQVKRSALAAAFFVPTFLLIGSLIANRYRNEFPGQPANDKRLQNFLDQYGGNVLSHLGFLGDKQFFFSSDGKALLLFSITGKRLVVLGDPIGDPTSFRTVLQEFLIEADRFGYICVFYQIESRWMSLYHDFGYNFFKLGEEAVVDLNTFTISGKKRAGLRATFNRFEREGYTFSIHQPPFSDALYEELKKVSDAWLGGKKEKSFSLGYFDREYINRAPIATLSDAEGKIIAFTTFMPVYQSGILSVDLMRYYPDAPSGIMDAIFIHLFQWAKENDYHSFNIGMAPLSNVGLSAQSFWSERVAAAIFNNVRYTYSFSGLRHFKEKYKPVWSGKYLAFRKNHSLPVTMLAVTKLIGKRKSS, from the coding sequence ATGTCGTTTTCATGGAAACGTTTATTACAAATTGGAAAATTTATTTTCCCGTTTGTTGTACTGACAATTGTTTTCTTTCAAGCACGGAAAGAACTAGCGGGGATTTCATTTCGCGACGCAATCGAAACAATTAAAAACATCCCAACGGGAGGGGTCTTTTTAGCGATTACACTTGGTGCATTAGCTGTATCAACAATGTTCTTTTATGACTTCGTTATGCTCCGGCACTTGAAAACAGATATACCTGTCAAAAAAATCTTTCGTGTTTCTTGGACTGCTAACACTTTAAATGGATTTCTTGGCTTTGGTGGTCTAGTTGGAGCTGGTGTACGTACGATATTATATCGTCCTTACATAAATGAAAATGGAAAGCTGATTAAAAGCATTGCTTGGATGACAACTGCTTTTATTAATGGATTAGCGCTTCTCTCATTTCTTGGTCTTATTGGAATATTGGATACACAGTTTATTTTGCATGAAAACCCTTGGCTATGGCCCGTTCTCATCTTCTTCGCTCTTTTTGTTCCTCTATATATTGGTTTTTCAAAACTAAAAAATAGAAAAAAACAAAATGTAGATGGACAAGAAGAAGAAAAAAATCCAACCGTTCTCTATTCACTTGTTTCTTTAGTGGAATGGCTTTCTGCTGGAATTGTTATGTATGTGATTTTGATGCTATTTGGAATTCACATCGATTTCCGTAAATTTTTAGGGGTATATGTAATTGCTGCTTTAGCTGGGGTTATCAGTCTTGTCCCAGGTGGTCTTGGTTCATTTGACCTTGTATTTTTGAGTGGTTTAGGACAATACGGGATTGATACAGGCGTTTTATTACCTGCCATGTTACTATACAGACTTGTATACTATATTTTACCGTTTTGCCTCGGCCTTATATTTGCTGCTTTTGAAATGACAGGGGCTGCTCTAAAAAAAATGGAAGACAAACCATTTATCGCACCCGCTTTAGAAACAACGGGGGTTCTTTGGACATTACAGCGCGATTTCATCGGAAAATTAGGATCTTGGGCCTCAGCAGCGCTAACAGCTTTTGCTGGTTTAATGGTTATTTTGTCAACGATTTTACCGACGAGTATAGACCGAGCACATGCATTACATATTTTAGCACCAAAACATCTCATTCAATTTTCTTTTAGCTTATCACTCACATTTGGTATCCTTCTTTTTATTTTATCAAGAGGGATTTACTATGGAACAAAACGGTCTTACTATATGACCATCGTCTCATTAATTGGTGCTGCTATTTTTAATACGTTAAAAGGGATTGATATTGAAGAAACTTTCATTTTACTAATTGTACTTGCTGTTCTATACATGCTCCGAAAAAGGTTTGTACGTGAGAGAATGGAAGTATCTTTCTCAGATATCATAAAACTATTTATATTTTTATTCATTATTTTATATTTGTACAAGAACTTAGGAGTTGTATTTGCAGAAGCAAAAGATGCATTTAAACCTGATTTTGTCGTTCGTAATATTACACAAGTAAAACGAAGTGCACTTGCAGCTGCGTTCTTTGTGCCAACTTTTTTACTTATCGGTTCGCTCATTGCCAACCGTTACCGCAATGAATTTCCTGGGCAACCAGCAAACGATAAACGTTTGCAAAATTTTTTAGACCAATATGGTGGAAACGTATTAAGCCATCTAGGCTTTTTAGGAGATAAACAATTCTTCTTCAGCAGTGATGGAAAAGCACTTCTTTTATTTTCTATCACAGGAAAACGGTTAGTCGTACTCGGCGATCCAATTGGTGATCCTACTTCCTTTCGGACAGTACTGCAAGAATTTCTAATAGAAGCTGATCGATTTGGCTATATTTGCGTTTTTTATCAAATTGAAAGTAGATGGATGAGTTTATATCATGACTTTGGCTATAACTTCTTTAAACTTGGTGAGGAAGCTGTTGTAGACCTAAATACATTTACGATTTCCGGAAAGAAACGTGCTGGATTACGCGCTACTTTTAACCGTTTTGAACGAGAAGGTTACACGTTCTCGATTCACCAACCTCCATTTTCAGATGCGTTATATGAAGAGCTAAAAAAAGTATCGGACGCATGGCTTGGCGGAAAAAAAGAGAAAAGCTTTTCGCTTGGATATTTTGATAGAGAGTATATCAATCGTGCTCCAATCGCTACTTTATCAGATGCAGAAGGCAAAATAATCGCCTTTACTACATTTATGCCTGTTTACCAAAGCGGTATCCTTTCTGTAGATTTAATGCGCTATTATCCTGACGCACCGAGCGGAATTATGGATGCAATCTTTATTCATCTATTCCAGTGGGCGAAAGAAAACGATTATCATTCCTTTAATATTGGTATGGCACCTCTTTCTAATGTTGGATTGTCTGCTCAATCATTTTGGTCTGAACGAGTTGCCGCTGCTATTTTTAACAATGTACGTTATACATATAGTTTTAGCGGGTTACGACATTTTAAAGAAAAATATAAACCAGTTTGGAGCGGAAAATATTTAGCATTTAGGAAAAACCATTCATTACCCGTTACAATGCTTGCTGTAACAAAGTTAATAGGAAAGCGAAAAAGCAGCTAA
- the resA gene encoding thiol-disulfide oxidoreductase ResA, giving the protein MKKNRLLFRVLILLILSVAVGFTLYQNFFADKEKMQVGKVAPNFVVTTLDGKKIERKDLKGKGIFLNFWGTWCKPCEKEMPYMNELYPKYKEKGVEIIALDADETEIAVKNFVNQYGLKFPVAIDKGSEVINTYGVGPLPTTFLIDKEGKVIQMITGTQTKEQMEEYLKKITP; this is encoded by the coding sequence ATGAAAAAGAATCGTTTACTATTTCGCGTTCTGATCTTACTGATTTTAAGCGTGGCAGTTGGTTTTACATTATATCAAAACTTTTTTGCAGATAAAGAAAAAATGCAAGTTGGAAAAGTTGCACCTAATTTCGTTGTGACAACTTTAGACGGAAAGAAAATAGAACGAAAAGACTTAAAAGGAAAAGGAATATTTTTAAACTTTTGGGGAACATGGTGTAAGCCTTGTGAAAAAGAGATGCCTTATATGAATGAGCTATATCCGAAGTATAAAGAAAAAGGTGTAGAAATCATTGCGTTAGATGCAGATGAAACAGAAATCGCGGTGAAAAATTTTGTAAATCAATATGGATTAAAGTTCCCTGTTGCAATTGATAAAGGATCAGAAGTTATTAATACATATGGAGTCGGTCCACTACCAACTACGTTTTTAATTGATAAAGAAGGAAAGGTAATCCAAATGATTACGGGGACACAAACAAAAGAACAAATGGAAGAATATTTAAAGAAGATTACTCCATAA
- the rluB gene encoding 23S rRNA pseudouridine(2605) synthase RluB: MERLQKVIAQAGIASRRKAEELIQQGKVKVNGKIVTELGTKVTPQDKVEVNHIPLEKEEPVYFLLYKPTGVISSVSDDKGRKVVTDFFQDIPQRLFPIGRLDYDTSGVLLMTNDGDFANILMHPKYKVEKTYVAKVKGPLTGEKIRMLEKGVILEDGKTSPARVKIISWDKRKEMSIVQLTIHEGRNRQVRRMFEAIGCKVMKLKRERYAFLEVGSLRPGDARELTPHEVKQLRALASTKPR, from the coding sequence ATGGAACGACTACAAAAAGTGATTGCACAAGCAGGTATTGCATCAAGAAGAAAGGCTGAGGAGCTTATTCAACAAGGGAAAGTGAAAGTTAACGGAAAAATTGTGACCGAATTAGGCACAAAGGTAACTCCTCAAGATAAAGTAGAAGTAAATCATATTCCTCTTGAGAAAGAAGAGCCTGTTTATTTCTTATTATATAAACCGACAGGAGTTATTTCGAGTGTATCAGATGATAAAGGACGAAAGGTTGTTACAGACTTTTTCCAAGATATCCCGCAACGTCTATTTCCGATTGGGCGTTTAGACTATGATACATCCGGTGTGTTATTGATGACAAATGATGGTGACTTTGCAAATATATTAATGCATCCAAAGTACAAGGTGGAAAAAACATATGTTGCAAAGGTAAAAGGTCCGCTGACAGGCGAAAAGATTCGCATGTTGGAAAAAGGCGTTATATTAGAAGATGGAAAAACATCACCGGCACGTGTGAAAATTATTTCTTGGGATAAGCGTAAAGAAATGTCAATTGTACAATTGACAATTCATGAAGGACGCAATCGTCAAGTTCGCCGTATGTTTGAGGCGATTGGCTGTAAAGTCATGAAGTTAAAGCGTGAACGATACGCTTTCTTAGAAGTAGGTAGCTTGCGCCCTGGTGACGCACGAGAATTGACGCCGCATGAAGTGAAACAACTGCGTGCATTGGCATCTACAAAGCCAAGATAA